The Paracoccus sp. MA DNA segment TCGGCGCGATCTCGGCCAAGCTGGTCTCGACCCAGGTCTTTGCCAGCCACGGCTTTCGCAATCCGCTGATCCTCGCCGCCTCGCTTTCGGCCCTGGGCCTTGCCGCCAAGGGCCTGCTGACGCCGCAGACCCCGCATCTGCTGATCGCGGCGCTGCTGATCGGCGGCGGCGTGCTGCGCTCGCTGTTCTTCACCGGCCAGCAGGTGCTGGCGATATCCGAGCTTGCCCCCGAGACCGTCGGCGCCGCGCTGGCCCTGACCACGGTGCTGCGCCCGATCGCGACCGCGCTTGGCGTGGCGCTGGCCGGGGGGCTGCTGGAAATCGGCGGCCGTTCCGATGGGCTGACGCTCGACGCCTTTCACACGGCGTTCTTCGCCCTGGCGCTGGTCTCGGCCTGCGCGATCCTGCCGCTGATGCGGCTGGCGGCCAGTTCCGGCCATGAAATATCCGGGCAGGCGATCCCCGTTCGCGCCGCCCCATGACCATGATTGCAGGAGAAATTGCATGACACTCGACTACCGCCCCCTTGGCCGCAGCGGCATCAAGGTTTCCGCCGTCGCGCTGGGAACCATGACCTGGGGCGAGCAGAACACCGAGGCCGAAGGCCACGCCCAGCTCGACCGCGCCGTGGATTTCGGCGTCAATCTGATCGACACGGCGGAAAACTACTCGATCCCGCCGCGGGCCGAAACCCAGGGCGCGACCGAGCGGATCATCGGCTCCTGGCTGAAGGCGCGGGGCGGCCGGGACCGGATCGTGCTGGCCTCGAAGGTCTCGGGGCCCAGCGACCGCACCTATCTGCGCGCCGACGGCCGGCCGCCGCGGCTGGACGCCCGGAACATCGAGGAGGCCGTCGAGGGTTCGCTGCGCCGGTTGCAGACGGAATACCTGGACCTCTACCAGATCCACTGGCCGAACCGCCCGGTGCCGCTGTTCGGCAGCGGCCGGCACGCACCCTCGCGCGGGCATGACGGTTCGGAAGTGCCGATCGAGGAAACGCTGGAGGCGCTGGACGGGCTGGTGAAATCCGGCAAGGTCCGCCATATCGGCCTGTCCAACGAGACCGCCTGGGGCCTGTCGCGCTTTCTGCATCTGGCCGAGACCCGGGACCTGCCGCGCGTCGTCTCGGTGCAGAACGCCTACAACCTCGTCAACCGCACCTATGAGCAGGGGCTGGCCGAGTTCCACGAGCGCGAGCAGGTGGGGCTGCTGGCCTATTCGCCGCTGGCGCAGGGCTTCCTGACCGGCAAATACCGCAACGGCGCCCGGCCCGAAGGCGCGCGGCTGACGCTGTTCGACCGCGGCGACCGCTACACCAAGCCCGGCGTGGCCGAGGCGGTGGACGCCTATCTGCAGATCGCCCGCGACTTCGGGCTCGACCCGGCGCAGCTGGCCATCGCCTATGTCACCAGCCGGCCCTTCGTCACCGCCAACATCATCGGCGCCACCAGGGCCGAGCAGCTGGAGGCCGATCTCGGCTCGGTCGAGGTCGTCATCACCCCGGAAATCGAGTCCCGCATCGACGCGGTCTTCCAGCTGCACGGCAGCCCCGCCCCCTGACAGGAGACGCGCATGAATATTTCCCTCAACGCCCCGCATCCCGCCGAAGCCGCCGAGGCGGTGCTGAAACGCTATCGCGAGCCGGCCGCGCTCGCGGGCTGGAATCCGGTTCTCGCCACGCTTCTGGCGCATCGGTCGGTCCGGTCCTACCTGCCGGATGCGCTGGCGCCCGGCACGCTCGAAACGCTGGTCGCGGCGGCCTCCTCGGCGCCGACCTCGTCCAACATCCAGGCCTGGAGCGTGGTGGCCGTCACCGATCCCGCCAAGCGCGACAGGCTGGCCGAGATCGCCGGCGGGCAGGACCATATCCGTCAGGCGCCGCTGATTCTGGTCTGGATCGCCGACCTGTCCCGCGCCGAGGCGGTCGCGGACCGGGCAGGCGTGACGCTGCAGGGGCTCGACTATACCGAGACCTTCCTGCTGGCCGCCATCGACGCGGCGCTGGCGGCGCAGAATGCGCTGGTGGCGGCGGAATCGCTGGGGCTGGGCACGGTCTATATCGGTGCGCTGCGCAACGATCCCGAAGCGGTGGCGCATCTGCTGGGCCTGCCGCACCGCGCGGTGGCGGTGTTCGGCCTCGTCGTCGGCCGCCCCGATCCCGCGGTCCCGACCGCGGTCAAGCCGCGCCTGCCGCAACCGGCGGTCCTGCACCGCGATGCCTATTCGGCGGCGGCGCAGCCCGAGGCCGTCGCCCGCCACGACCTTGCCACCGAAGCCTTCCGCGCCGAGCAGGGCCTGCCCCGGCAAAGCTGGAGCGAGCTGCTGATCGGCCGGCTGCGCGATGTCGCAGCACTGAAGGGCCGCCACCGGCTGCGCGAGGCCTTCGGGCGGCTGGGCGTCGCGCTGGGATAGCCGGGCCCGCGGCACCGCTGGCCGGCCAGGCTCCTTTGCTCTTTCCCCGGCGGCGAATCCGGTGGCGGGATTGCACATTCCCGTCATGTGGCGCTAAATCGCCGTCGAAAACCGGGGAAGGGTTCCACCATGAAACATGTCTTTGCCGCCGCGCTGTTCTGCGCTGCCCTTGCCGCGCCCTCGGTGGCGCAGGAAATCAAGATCGGCTACGCGCTGGCCGAGGACAGCCATTACGGCGCCGGCGCCAAAGCTTTCGAGGCCTCGCTGAAGGAAAGCCTGGGCGACCAGTTCAGCTTCCGCCACTTCCCCTCCTCGGGCCTGGGCGGCGAGCGCGAGGTGCTGGAGGGGCTGCAGCTCGGCACCGTCGAGATGACCATCGCCTCGGACGGCACGCTGACCAATTTCGTGCCCGAGGTCGGCGTCTTGGGCGTGCCCTTCCTGCTGCGCGACAAGGACCATGCCCGCAAGGTGCTGGACGGCGAGATCGGCCAGGAAATGCTGGCCAGGTTCGACGATGCCGGCCTGCACGCGCTGGCCTGGGGCGAGCAGGGCTTCCGCCACATCACCAGCAATCGCGGCGCGGTCGAGGCACCGGCCGACCTGAACGGGCTGAAGATCCGCACCATGGAGAACCCGGTGCATATCGAGGCGTTCCGCGCCCTCGGCGCCGCCCCCACCCCGATGGCCTGGCCCGAGGTGATCGGCGCGCTGGAACAGGGCGCCATCGACGGGCAGGAGAACCCGCTTTCGGTGATCGTCTCGGCCAAGCTGAACGAGGTGCAGAAATACCTGACGCTGGACGGCCACGTCTATTCCTCGACCATCATCCTGGTCTCGCCCGCGCTGTGGAACGGGCTGGACGACGCGCAGAAGGCGGCCTTCGACAAGGCGGCCAAGGACGCGGTGGCGGCGATGCGCGCCTATGTCGACGAGGTCGACGCCTCGGGCGTCGCCGCGATGCAGGAGGCGGGGATGCAGGTGAACGAGCTTTCGCCCGAGCAGAAGGCCGCCTTCCGCGAGGCGCTGGCCGGCCCCTACCAGCGTTATGAGGCCCAGTTCGGCAAGGAGCTGATGGACCGCATCCAGGCGGTCGAGTAAGCCCATGCGCCGGATCGAACGCGCCTTCGTCACGCTGAACGGCGCCATCCTCGTTCTGGGGCTGGCGGCGATGTCCGTGATCGTCGGCTGGAACGTCGCGGGCCGGTATCTGACCGGCAATTCGCTGACCTGGGCCGACGAGGTGGCGCGTTACTCGATGATCTGGCTGACCTTCCTGGGCAGCGGCCTGGCGCTGCGCCATGGCGCCCATGCCGCCATCACCAATGCGCAGGACGCGCTGCCCACGCGGGGCCAGCTTGTCCTGCGCGCGGCGATCCTGCTAGTGCTGTTCGCCTTTTTCGGCTTCATGGTCTGGGTCGGCATCGACTACATGAACCGCATGGCGATCCAGAAATCGGCGGCCCTGCGGGTGCCGATGAAATGGATCTATGCCGCGATGCCCGCCGGCTTCGCGCTGATGATCGCCCATCTTGCGCTGATCGCGCCGCAATACCTGCGGGCGGGGCTGCAGCATTCCGACGAGGCCCCCCTTGGTTGAGATCCTGGTCGCCGCCTTCCTGATCCTGATGGTCATGGGGGTGCCCATCGCCTTCGCGCTGGCCATGGCCGCCTTCGCGGCGGTGGGCCTGTCGGGCCGCTATCCGCTGGTCGTGGTGGTGAAGGAGATGTTCACCGGCCTCGACAGCTTCCCGCTGCTGGCCGTGCCCTTCTTCATCCTGGCGGCCGAGATCATGTCCACCGGGGCGATCTCGCGCATGCTCCTGCGCTTTGCCTCGCAATTCGTGGGGCATCTGCGCGGCGGCCTGGGCTATGCCAACGTGCTGACCGGCACGCTGTTCGCCGGCATCTCGGGCTCGGCGCTCGCCTCGGCGGCGGGGCCGGGGGCGATGATGGCGCGGATGATGGAGCGCAGCGGCTATTCCAAGGCCTATGCCGGGGCGCTGACGATTTCCGTGGCGGTGATCGACCCGATCATCCCGCCCTCGATCACCATGATCATCTATGCGCTGCAGGACCGCAACACCTCGGTCGGCTCGCTGTTCATGGCCGGCATCCTGCCCGGCATCCTGATCGCGGCGCTGCTGGCGGCGGTGAACTGGTGGATCAGCCGCAAGCGCAACTATCGCAGCCTCGAGCCGCGGCCGCCGGCCGGGCAGATGGTCCGCAACAGCTTCGCCGCCCTGCCCGCCCTGCTGCTGATCGTGCTGATCGTCGGCGGCATCCGCGGCGGCATGTTCACCCCGACCGAGGCCTCGGTCGTGGCGGTGTTCTACGCCATCCTGACCAGCGCCTTCGTCTATCGCGGCTTCACGCTGGCGGACCTGTGGGGGGCGTTCCTGCGCTCGGCCATCATGTCTGTGGCGGTGCTGATGATCCTGGCCGCCGCCCGCGCCTTCGCCTGGGTGCTGATCATCGAGGGCGTGCCGCAGGCCATGGCCGACGCGGTGATCGCCATGGACCTGTCGCCCATCGCCTTCCTGCTGATGGTGAACCTGCTCTTGCTGGGTTTCGGCATGTTCATGGACCCGCTGCCGGGGGTGATGATCCTGGTGCCGATCCTGGCGCCCATCGCCCACAACCTGGGCATCGCCGCGGATCATTTCGCCATCATCGTGATTGTGAACCTGACCTTCGGGCTGATGACGCCGCCGGTCGGCGGGCTGATCTTCGTCGTGGCCTCGGCGACCAAGCAGAAGCCCTCGGCGCTGATCCGCGAGTTGCCGCCCTTCTTCCTCGCGGCGCTGGCCTCGTTGCTGATCCTGACCTTCGTGCCGGCGCTTTCGACCTGGCTGCCGCAGGTCAGCGGCTTTTCCCGCTAGGCCGGCCGGCGCCGCATCGATCATGCCCGCCCTTGCGGCGATCCCGTCATCGCGAACACGGAACGGCGCGGCTCGGGTCACCGCGCATCCGCTCGCCCCGGGCCATTTCCCGCGGCCTCCTCGCCGCGGCTGCCGGGCTGCGGGCCTTCCGCCGCCTGTTTCAGCGCCGCCAGCATATCGACCGCATGGGCGGCATAGGGGCCGATCCAGCGTTGCTGCAAGGCGTGGATGGGCAGCGCGTCGAGATGGTTCCACCTTTCGCGGCCGCGCCGCTCGACCACGACCAGACCGGCCGCCTCCAGCACCCGCAGGTGCTGCATCACCGTGCAGCGGTCCAGATGCGGCAGCGCCTCGCACAGCCCGCCGGTGGTCTTGGGCCCCGCCTTCAGCAGGTCCAGCAATTGCCGGCGCGCCCGGTGCCCCAGCGCCTTGAACAGCGCGTCGTCCTGATCGTCGGTTGACATGTTATAAATCTATAACATAATTGCCGGCAGGACAAGGAGGATCGCAACATGGAGCTGAAATTCACCGTCGGCGGACGCATCGCCAAACCGGTCGAGGAGGTGTTCGAGACCGTCGTGAATCCCGACAGCCTGTCGAAATTCTTCACCACGGGCGGGGCCAGGGGCCGGCTGGCCACCGGCGCCGAGGTGACTTGGGACTTCCACGATTTCCCCGGCGCATTTCCGGTTCTGGTGCAGGAGGTCGTGACCAACGAGCGGATCGTCCTGCAGTGGGAGGCCGAGGGCGAGCCGCGCCTCTGGACCACCGTGACCATGACCTTCCAGGCGCTGGAGGACGGGCGCACGCTGGTGCGGATCAGCGAATATGGCTGGCCCGAAAGCGAGGCCGGGTTGAAGGGCTGCCTGGGCAATTGCGAGGGCTGGACCGGGATGATTTGCGCCATGAAGGCTTGGCTCGAACACGGCATCAACCTGCGCGAAGGCTTCTACAAATAGGGCCGCACCGGGCAGAGCCCGCCGCCGGGGGAACGGGAACGCGGGCCATGGCGCCCCATCCTGTCCGAAAGCTGGGCGGGCCGGCGCGCCGGCATCCCGTTTCGGCGCAGCGGCCGGCGGCGTCTTCCGCCGGGATGCCGGGACGCCGCGGGCGATATCGCAGGCCCGCGTGCCCCCAAGGGAGGACACAGGCGAGAATCCGGCCGATCCGGAACCCGCGCTGCGCCATGCCCGAACCACGAACCGGGATCGCAAAGGCCCGAATGCCTGCTCGCGGAAGGGACTCCTGCCGGGACGGCAATGCGTGCCCGAGCAAGGAATGCCTTCAAGGCATGTCTGTTGCACGAGGAATGGCCACGACACGCGCAGGCGGAGGAAAGCATCGCGATTTGCCCGCGCCGATGCGCCGCGGCGACCCCCGAAATCCCAGCCTTGGCGTCAAGTGAACAGCCCCATCCTGGCAGGGAACCCGGCGCGTTCGTCGCCCGCGGGCTCAGAGCCTGAACCTGGCATCCTCGCAGCAAGCCGGATGATCGGCCGCGGCCGATCCACGGAACGATCGCTCGGCCGCGCCGCCGTCCGGCCGGTCAGCCCTCTGCCGGCTGCCAATCGGCCGAAGGGATGGTGTTGATCATCCAGGGCACGCCGAACCGGTCGATGAGCGAGCCGAAGCCGGGCGACCAGAAGGTTTCGCCGAACGGCATCACCGCCTTGCCGCCCTCGGACAGGCGGTCGAACCAGCGCCGGCCCTCCTCGCGGTCCTCGGTGTGCAGGGTCACGTCGAATCCGTTCTTGGGCTTGTCGATGCCGGGCGCCCAGGCCACGTCCATATCGGCGCCCATCAGCGCCTGGTCGCCGACTTCAAGCCAGCAATGCATCAGCCAGGTCTTGTATTTCTCGTCGGTGATCGGCATGCCGGGCGGCGCGTCGCCATAGGGCATGGCGGCGGTGATCTTTCCGCCCAGCACCTCGGCATAGAATTCGAAGGCTTCACGGCACTGGCCCTGGAAGCTGAGGCTGGTCACGATCTTCATCGTCATCTCCTTGTCCGGCCGGGGTTTCGGCGCGTCATGCGAGATTGAGCTGCCAGGACACGCCGAAACGGTCTGCGGTCCAGGCGAAGCGCCTGCTGAAGCCGTAATCGTCCGGCGGCATCAGCACCGCGCCGCCCTCCGAAAGGGCGGCGAAAAGCCGCTCCTGTTCCTCGTCCGACGCGCATTCGACAAAGAAGGACCAGGAGGGGGTGAAGTCGAAGGCGTGCTGCACCGGGCTGTCGCTCGCCAACACGCTCTGCCCGGCGGCCCGGAAGCGGGCCAGCTTGATGCCGCCCTCTGCCCCCGCATCGCCCTTCTGCCAGCGCGCGATCTCCAGCACCTCGCCATCGTCGAACAGCGAGACATAGAAGGTCATCGCCTCTTCGGCACGGCCTCCTTGGAACATCAGGAAGGGCTGCATCGTGGTCATGGCGCTTGTCTCCTCCGATCCCGGATGCCGGCGGCACGCCGATTGACGCGCATGCAGCAATGTTGATATCAACGTAATGAATCGGGGAAAGTCAACCTTGCAGATGCACGCGGCCGACGAGCCCAGCTTTCAGACCACCCTGACGGTGCGCGATACCTGCCTGTGCCTGCATGCGCAAAGGGCGGCGCGCGCGCTTGCGCGCCGTTTCGACATCGCCTTGAAACCGGCCGGCATTTCAAGCGGGCAGTTCTCGCTGCTGATGTCGCTCAACCGGCCGGAGCCGCCGACCCTGGGCAGCGTGGCGGCGCTGCTGGCGATGGACAGGACCACCCTGACCGCCAATCTCAAGCCGCTGGAACGTCGCGGACTGGTCGAGACGGCCCCCGACCCGGCCGACCGGCGGGCGCGGCGGCTGCGCCTGACACCGGCCGGGCGCGCGGTCCTGCGCGGAGCGGTGCCGATCTGGCGGCATCTCCATGCGGAAATCGAGACGGCGCTGTCCGACCCGGATCAGCTGCGGGCCGAGTTGACCCGCCTGTCGGAACCCGGTCCTCGGGGCAGCCCAACCGGATAACTCACGGGCGCGCGGCGGCGCCTGCCGCGCCATCCCGATCCCGGCGACGCATCCCCGGGAAGAACCGGCCGCGGGCGGCGCGACAAGGCCCGCCAAGCATCACGCCTCCCAGGCAGCAGCGATTCGCCCCGGATGGCGGGGCCCGCCCGGCCGCGGGATCGCGGCTTGCTGTTGTCCTGCGGCCCCGGATCTGGAAGATCATCGCGCAAGAGGCCGTTGCGGCCGCCACAGGAGACAGCCCGATGGCCCATAAGAAGGTGACGCTGGCCGAGATCGCGAAGATTGCCGGGGTCTCGCGGGCAACGGTTTCGCTGGTGGTGCGGAATTCTCCGCTGGTGGCCGAGCATACGCGCCGGAAGGTCGAACAGATCATGGCCGATCTGGACTATGTGCGCGACATCGGCGCGGCCCGCCTGCGCAACAACAGCAGCCGCACGATCGGGGTGATCGTGCCCAATCTGGTCAACGCCTTCTTCACCGAATTCCTCTCCGGCGTCGAAGAGGTGATGGGTCTGGACGACCGCGTGGTGTTGCTGGCCAACAGCCGGGACGACACGGCGCGGCAGGACCAGATCCTGCAACGGTTCCGCGGCCACGGGGTCGACGGGGTGATCCTGTGCCCCGCGCAAGGCACCGCGGCCGATCTGCCCGGCCGCATCCGCGGCTGGGGGCTGCCCCTGGTCCAGTCCCTGCGCGAGGTCGGAACGGACGCCACCGATTATGCCGGGGCGGATTATGTCGCGGGCGTCGGGCTGGCGGTGCGCCACCTGGTCGAGCGCGGCCACCGCCGCATCGCCTTCCTGTCGGTCAGCGCCCGCACCTCGGCCCGCGAGGAGCGGCTGAAGGGCTTTGCCCGCGCCCTTGCGGAAACCGGCGCCGAGGATGGCGGGATCGTCGAGGCGGAACTGAGCTGGGAAGGCGCGATGCGCTCGGCCCGGCAGATCCTGGCCCTGCCCACCGCGCCGACCGCGATCCTGTGCTTCAACGACGTGCTGGCCGCCGGGCTGATGGCGGGCCTGCGGCAGGCCGGCTGCCAGCCGGGCCGGGATCGCGCCGTGGTCGGGCTGGACGACCTGCCGCTGGCAGAGCTGACCTATCCGCCGATGACCAGCGTGGCGATGCAGCCCGCGGCTATCGGCGCCAATGCCGCAAGGCTGCTGGCGCGCAGGCTGGCCGATCCCGACGCGCCGATCAGCCGCGCCATCGTCCGGCCCGCGCTGCGCATCCGGGAAAGCAGCGCCGGCGAATGGTGTTGACTTTACCCTTTCTGTGTTTTAGATCGATCTAAATCGAGGTTTCGAGTGAATCTCGCTTCGGCAGGGGAGGGCCGGATGTATCAGTTCAACTTCCAGCCGGTTTTGCAAAATCTGGATCTGCTGCTTTACGGCGCATGGCTGACCGTGCGCCTGTCGCTGCTGGCGATGCTGTTCGGCCTGATCGTTTCGGTCCTGGGCGCGGTCGCCAAGACCTCGGGCATCCGGCCGCTGCGCTGGCTGGTCGACGCTTATGTCGAGGTGATCCGCAACACGCCGTTCCTGGTGCAGATCTTCTTTATCTTCTTCGGCCTGCCCGCCGTGGGGCTGGGCATGTCGCCCAACACCGCCGCGCTGGTGGCGCTGGTCGTCAATGTCGGCGCCTACGGGACCGAGATCATCCGCGCCGGGATCGAATCCATCCCGCGCGGCCAGATCGAGGCCGGGCGTGCGCTTGGCCTGAACCCGGTGCAGATCTTCCGCTACGTCGTGGTCAAGCCGGCGCTGCGCAACATCTATCCCTCGCTGACCAGCCAGTTCATCTACCTGATGCTGACCTCCAGCGTCGTCTCGGTCATCTCGGCCAATGACCTGGCCTCGGCGGGGGCCGACCTGAACGCGCGAACCTTCGCCAGCTTCGAGATCTACCTGGTGCTGACGGTCCTCTATTTCCTGCTGGCGCTTGGCTTCTCGACGCTGTTCGCCGCCATTCGCCGCATGTTTTTCACCTATCCGGCGGGGCGCTGACATGATCCGCGAATTTTCCTCGGCCGATATCCTGTTCAT contains these protein-coding regions:
- a CDS encoding aldo/keto reductase yields the protein MTLDYRPLGRSGIKVSAVALGTMTWGEQNTEAEGHAQLDRAVDFGVNLIDTAENYSIPPRAETQGATERIIGSWLKARGGRDRIVLASKVSGPSDRTYLRADGRPPRLDARNIEEAVEGSLRRLQTEYLDLYQIHWPNRPVPLFGSGRHAPSRGHDGSEVPIEETLEALDGLVKSGKVRHIGLSNETAWGLSRFLHLAETRDLPRVVSVQNAYNLVNRTYEQGLAEFHEREQVGLLAYSPLAQGFLTGKYRNGARPEGARLTLFDRGDRYTKPGVAEAVDAYLQIARDFGLDPAQLAIAYVTSRPFVTANIIGATRAEQLEADLGSVEVVITPEIESRIDAVFQLHGSPAP
- a CDS encoding NADPH-dependent oxidoreductase codes for the protein MNISLNAPHPAEAAEAVLKRYREPAALAGWNPVLATLLAHRSVRSYLPDALAPGTLETLVAAASSAPTSSNIQAWSVVAVTDPAKRDRLAEIAGGQDHIRQAPLILVWIADLSRAEAVADRAGVTLQGLDYTETFLLAAIDAALAAQNALVAAESLGLGTVYIGALRNDPEAVAHLLGLPHRAVAVFGLVVGRPDPAVPTAVKPRLPQPAVLHRDAYSAAAQPEAVARHDLATEAFRAEQGLPRQSWSELLIGRLRDVAALKGRHRLREAFGRLGVALG
- a CDS encoding TRAP transporter substrate-binding protein, whose amino-acid sequence is MKHVFAAALFCAALAAPSVAQEIKIGYALAEDSHYGAGAKAFEASLKESLGDQFSFRHFPSSGLGGEREVLEGLQLGTVEMTIASDGTLTNFVPEVGVLGVPFLLRDKDHARKVLDGEIGQEMLARFDDAGLHALAWGEQGFRHITSNRGAVEAPADLNGLKIRTMENPVHIEAFRALGAAPTPMAWPEVIGALEQGAIDGQENPLSVIVSAKLNEVQKYLTLDGHVYSSTIILVSPALWNGLDDAQKAAFDKAAKDAVAAMRAYVDEVDASGVAAMQEAGMQVNELSPEQKAAFREALAGPYQRYEAQFGKELMDRIQAVE
- a CDS encoding TRAP transporter small permease, with amino-acid sequence MRRIERAFVTLNGAILVLGLAAMSVIVGWNVAGRYLTGNSLTWADEVARYSMIWLTFLGSGLALRHGAHAAITNAQDALPTRGQLVLRAAILLVLFAFFGFMVWVGIDYMNRMAIQKSAALRVPMKWIYAAMPAGFALMIAHLALIAPQYLRAGLQHSDEAPLG
- a CDS encoding TRAP transporter large permease, with the translated sequence MVEILVAAFLILMVMGVPIAFALAMAAFAAVGLSGRYPLVVVVKEMFTGLDSFPLLAVPFFILAAEIMSTGAISRMLLRFASQFVGHLRGGLGYANVLTGTLFAGISGSALASAAGPGAMMARMMERSGYSKAYAGALTISVAVIDPIIPPSITMIIYALQDRNTSVGSLFMAGILPGILIAALLAAVNWWISRKRNYRSLEPRPPAGQMVRNSFAALPALLLIVLIVGGIRGGMFTPTEASVVAVFYAILTSAFVYRGFTLADLWGAFLRSAIMSVAVLMILAAARAFAWVLIIEGVPQAMADAVIAMDLSPIAFLLMVNLLLLGFGMFMDPLPGVMILVPILAPIAHNLGIAADHFAIIVIVNLTFGLMTPPVGGLIFVVASATKQKPSALIRELPPFFLAALASLLILTFVPALSTWLPQVSGFSR
- a CDS encoding helix-turn-helix transcriptional regulator, producing the protein MSTDDQDDALFKALGHRARRQLLDLLKAGPKTTGGLCEALPHLDRCTVMQHLRVLEAAGLVVVERRGRERWNHLDALPIHALQQRWIGPYAAHAVDMLAALKQAAEGPQPGSRGEEAAGNGPGRADAR
- a CDS encoding SRPBCC family protein, giving the protein MELKFTVGGRIAKPVEEVFETVVNPDSLSKFFTTGGARGRLATGAEVTWDFHDFPGAFPVLVQEVVTNERIVLQWEAEGEPRLWTTVTMTFQALEDGRTLVRISEYGWPESEAGLKGCLGNCEGWTGMICAMKAWLEHGINLREGFYK
- a CDS encoding VOC family protein — encoded protein: MKIVTSLSFQGQCREAFEFYAEVLGGKITAAMPYGDAPPGMPITDEKYKTWLMHCWLEVGDQALMGADMDVAWAPGIDKPKNGFDVTLHTEDREEGRRWFDRLSEGGKAVMPFGETFWSPGFGSLIDRFGVPWMINTIPSADWQPAEG
- a CDS encoding VOC family protein — its product is MTTMQPFLMFQGGRAEEAMTFYVSLFDDGEVLEIARWQKGDAGAEGGIKLARFRAAGQSVLASDSPVQHAFDFTPSWSFFVECASDEEQERLFAALSEGGAVLMPPDDYGFSRRFAWTADRFGVSWQLNLA
- a CDS encoding MarR family winged helix-turn-helix transcriptional regulator, translated to MHAADEPSFQTTLTVRDTCLCLHAQRAARALARRFDIALKPAGISSGQFSLLMSLNRPEPPTLGSVAALLAMDRTTLTANLKPLERRGLVETAPDPADRRARRLRLTPAGRAVLRGAVPIWRHLHAEIETALSDPDQLRAELTRLSEPGPRGSPTG
- a CDS encoding LacI family DNA-binding transcriptional regulator; translated protein: MAHKKVTLAEIAKIAGVSRATVSLVVRNSPLVAEHTRRKVEQIMADLDYVRDIGAARLRNNSSRTIGVIVPNLVNAFFTEFLSGVEEVMGLDDRVVLLANSRDDTARQDQILQRFRGHGVDGVILCPAQGTAADLPGRIRGWGLPLVQSLREVGTDATDYAGADYVAGVGLAVRHLVERGHRRIAFLSVSARTSAREERLKGFARALAETGAEDGGIVEAELSWEGAMRSARQILALPTAPTAILCFNDVLAAGLMAGLRQAGCQPGRDRAVVGLDDLPLAELTYPPMTSVAMQPAAIGANAARLLARRLADPDAPISRAIVRPALRIRESSAGEWC
- a CDS encoding amino acid ABC transporter permease, which codes for MYQFNFQPVLQNLDLLLYGAWLTVRLSLLAMLFGLIVSVLGAVAKTSGIRPLRWLVDAYVEVIRNTPFLVQIFFIFFGLPAVGLGMSPNTAALVALVVNVGAYGTEIIRAGIESIPRGQIEAGRALGLNPVQIFRYVVVKPALRNIYPSLTSQFIYLMLTSSVVSVISANDLASAGADLNARTFASFEIYLVLTVLYFLLALGFSTLFAAIRRMFFTYPAGR